The segment CAAAATTCAGAAAAACATTTTAACGTTGTGGTGAAAAACTCCGGTCCTAGTCCTGGAATCGGTCATCATGACTACGGGGATTTGGAGAAACCTATTGTTATTGGACATAATTCTTCTGGTCCAAGTCCTAATGAGGGACGACACaagtaattattataaaattaattactcAAACTTAGAGAATGTTTGAAGAAGCTTAGTGTTGGTGGTTCATTTCATCCGAAAGTAGTCAAGAAATATATAATACTATACTACGTACTATAGTGCAATAAGTACGTAAGTTGTCaataaaaatgaacaattattAAGAAGACAAAAAAATGTTTACGTGTTACTTGTACGATTATTGTGGATTATGTCATACGTTTGATGTATTTAATATGTTGTTTCTGTAATTAGTCACTATTATAGTATTATATTCTTCATGTATGATATAGTGTAAGATCGATTGCTTCCTTACTGTAGAACAATatgtataaagaaaataaaatctatcGCATAGTATTACTACTCAGTGATGGGAAACTTGTTAACTTTAAGTACATATATAGCATGCAAagactatatattataattagttGCCATATTTGCTATTAATCATTGAAAATGTATACTAGCTAATTTTATGTGGTATACAGTTGCTATGTACCTTTTTTGTTTTCCACGGCTAGATTACCCTAAGTACTACTCTGTCAActacaatttatatatttaatctgATTTTGACTTAATAAAGaagttttaaaaatgtaaagaaatttttttaatgttaaatcttaaattgattaaagatatgtataatgtatcaaaaatgatatttatttttatattcttaaatatttaaggttagaaaattaattaaataattatcagaaatgaaaaatatattatatttaaaataagctaaaaagcaaaataaaataacaaaatggaCTAATAAGGAAAGTacataaataattgaatattttattaactGTTATCGCAAAAGCAACGATTCACTTTCCTATCAAAGCGATTATGAATTAACTCGATCTCTAAAATGAGAAATCAAAAATCTAATGagaaatcaaaaagaaaaaaccaGCAGCGCTTTTCGGGgaaataattgaagtaaagattATTTCGAGGACGAAATCATATGATTGTTCAGAAGTGCAGGATCATTTTTGCAATTTCCCTAAATCGTAGGTCAAATTGTTGAAATCCGTTTAAACCCCTCTCTGCTGTTAATGAAAACCCAAAACCCACGAAGAACCACAGTTATGGCACGGCCTTGGCTATTCCGGCGAGTCTTCCACCGCTCTCGACAGCTTTTCGCCGCCTCCGACGACGTCCAGACACTGTACTCAGCTTTTTACCGGTTGCAGTGTCACTACGCCACCACTGTAACTGATGCACAAGTCTGTAATAGGAATGAAAATGAGAAAGCCAAGTGGTTAACTCTACCACCCTTCACTGCCGCCGTTAACGGTGCTGCTTTAGGAAGGGAACTCGCCGGAGTTAAAATGGACGTCAATGAGAATTCAACCAACACCATGACAGCTCTCAAATGGGTTCAACGTTGCTGCCCCGAGTTACCGAAGTCCCTAGTGCAGAAGCTTTTTCGCTTAAGACAGGTTCTAATTCTGTTACGATCTTCAACTATTTTGTTATGTTCTTTACATATTATTGATTCTAGAATCGTGtgtaatctatttttatttttactttaaaggaaaaatacGCCAAGGATACAAATTTTTGcctaaatttgatcaatttcGTCTATACAATTTCCATTTCTTCAAGTTGCATATTGCGAGTAACATTTGAAGAACTTAAGGGATTTTGTTATACTAGACGGCAAAGCTCATAGCTGATACATATAATTCTCAAGGCTGAAAgctacaaaatttatatatgatatttgttGCTGAACACTTAGTATAAAGCTAGAGAtctcattttcttttgaaatgttAAAAACCAATATCTGGGATGATCACATTATTGATTATTCTCAATTACAAGCCTTCATCAAGAGTATTGACAATAATTACTTTGTACATGTCATACTTACTGGAACTGTAAAGGAATTACTTAATAACATTTCTTCCTTGATTTAACATTATTGTTTCTGCAGGTTCGAAGAGACTCTTCTAACGTTGAAGAACAGCGGCCCAAGAGGGTATGATTTGTTTCTCTTTTGGCATTTAGTTGTTGATTCTTAAATAAGAGATCTTGCAAGTCTATCTACTGACATCTCCATGAGATGTATTTTGAATGCTATCAGACCAATTTTTGCATTCTCAATGTTGTAATCTAATATTTCATGTTTTTGGCAGGTTTCTGCAAAGGAATCAATGAATGTTGGAGATAGAATATTTCTTCCGATAACTGTTCAGAAGTTTCCCTCTGAGAAAGTAGTTTATTACCCTTCTAGTGAAGAAGAAAGGAAGTTTGTGCATAGCCTAGAATTGTATAAGGTCCAAAATCTATATCTGATTTTTGGACTTCCCAACTCTTTATCTTCCTGCAACATCCCCCAATCTAAATCATTGCATATGAAGGGgaacatacccaacctatgtGCTTTATGAGTCTGATGCATTTCTGTTTTCCTGTAAAATTTCAGGATGCAGAAATTATTGTGGTCAATAAACCTCCAGGAATGCCAGTTCAGGTTAGTTGTCAATACCCAAGTTCTTTTTATTGGATTGTGAGAGTTAATATTCTTATAACAACAAATGGATCTTTGGACAGGGTGGAATTGGCATAAAACGCAGTTTAGATGAACTTGCTGCTAAGTATATGAGTCATCAGTACTCAGAGGCCCCTCGCCTGGTATGTTTCATGGTTTTagcattcatatttttttcaaaataattccCTCGTCTTCTTCTTTAGTATGTGGTCAAAAAGCACAATTCTAATACCTAGGATGTACTATGAATaatccatttatttattttctgttttttttgttgatttagcAAGTAGTGGAAGCTGTTGTTATTTCAATTCATCCACAGCATATTCTGTTCATTGTTGTGAAAAGAAACATGTGCATCGAATGGAAGAAGAATAAGGAAGTCCATTTGCTAGGTTATAGGCTTTCATGTGTACATGTCATGCTATGGGAAAAAACTTTGTACTCCAGTCTTTATGGTTGGATTTTGAGGAAGTACGTCTCAATCTTTAGCTAAAGTCTAGAAAATGTGCACATGAAACAATGGAATTGTTGGAAGATTTCAATATTGTTTGACTCGAGTTTCATGGATGTTATACAATGAGAAGATCTCTCTTCCCTGTGTCAAGTTACTCTAATTGCTCTTCCCTTTCTTCTGCTACTTATGTTAGAAGGCATTCTAAATGTCCTCTTGTTTGTCTTTCTGGATTGAGTACCCTTTTGGTGAATCTTGTGTCTGTTTGTCCTGTTGCGGAGCTTATTGTTTATTAGGTGCACAGACTGGACAGAGACTGCAGTGGACTATTGGTGATGGGAAGAACACAATTAAGTGCTTCAGCTTTGCATTCGATCTTCCGTGAGAAAACATTTGACTCGCAAAATGAGGTATACTGTGTCTCCCTGCAATATATATGGTGAACTTACTAATGATTGCACTTCccgattttattttcttttccaaaCCTGATATTGCCTTTCTCTTCTGAAAGGATCTTGAAAGCAAGAAAAGAATTTTGCAGAAGAAGTACTGGGCGCTTGTCATAGGATGTCCAAGACGCTCCGGAGGGATAATATCAGCACCACTTGGAAAGGTTAGGGACAGTGACGTATCAATCAATCTTACAGAAACTATCTATCTTGTTTCCACCCCAAATTTTGTTGGAATCGGCTACATGAGTTTTCCATTTTCATTCTAGTCTATTTGAGCATGTTCATCCCAATACTAAATGATTTACTATCTTTTAAGACAATTTTAGGGGAGTCCTGCAATAAATAAGAAATTGGGGAAGGGGGATCCCCtttaccttttctttttctggAAGTGTTATTGAATCTTGAGTTTATTCTAGAACATATACGAGAGTTTAAACAACCTTGTAACTGATGGCTTGCATATCTTTACCAACAAAGATGGATTAGAtaacaaatgaaaaattaaagatttatgCCTGATATAACTTTTAGGACTTTGTTAAGACTTCATTATAATCATGTAAATCCTAATCCAAGATGGACTACAATTCGTGTTAATTGACCCCCAAATGTACTCTAATTTATCCTTGCTGGAGCTGTAGAGTTGCTATGTGTGGTGCCGGATAGGGGGGATTCCATAGCAGAAATTCAAACCACTCTCTTGCTTCTCTTGCATCAATAGCTTGATGcatttataatcatatttttgCTAAAGAACAAGTTGATAGTTTCTTAGCTTTCCTTCTCTCAGCTGGTGTTAGACAACGGGAAATCTGAGCGCATCACAATCATGTCGGATGTCAGAGAACCATCGGCACAGTATGCTGTAACAGAGTATCGCATCATTGGATCCTCTGAGAAAGGCAAGTTCTGAATGCTATCCTGAATACCTACATAAACAAAGGCATGgaactaaataaatgaaatgtgGTTGATTATTCTTGGTAACCTCTTAATACACCTTTTAGTTATGTAGCTCTTATAAATTACACAGATCAATGCATCtgcgttctctctctctctcaatatatatacatatataacattTACATTCTTTCACACCCACATACACAGCAGGTGGAGGTTCCACCGAAGCTCTCGTGAAGAGTgtaattcttctttttctctaagGTGGTTCGGCAGGGGAGGGACATAGCTCAGACTCTTCCAAAATATTGCCAGGTGTGTCAGATCCTCCAAAATGCTAtgcatttttggaggatccgagACGGGTACGtcaacatttttggagagtccgagcaacatagacTTAAAGTGTGGTGCAGGGAGTTGGTACAAATAGGAATATATCGTACTCTTATTCCAGTTACGCATTTAAGTTTGACTTGGTTCAATCAGTTAAGGAACAAGGTGATTTACATATTGGTCTATTAACTTCTTaacatttttctctttaaaagtTGAATTCTGAAATGATTGTGTGAAGTGTGCAAGTTTCATCACCGAGACCTAAAGAATAATCTACAGGAGAAgaacttcttttttaaaatcatttcaaaGAATGAGCCGTGATATTCAGTTTTGAGTAGTTAAAGACAAAGGCAACACATATAGGTCTCGGATAGTTAAAATTTTTAGGGCTTATGCTGCTGTAGTGTTGTTGAGCTGCTTGTTGACATAGCATGGATTTTATGTATTGGGAAATGGGAAAAACGTCTCCATTGATATATACTTATTTGAGGATAGATTTAATTGCAGAATGCACCTAGACACATATTATCCAAATCATTCTTAGTTTTTCTGTTAGTTATACGCATACATGTGCCAATGGCCAAAGATAGTTACTAGCTCAGCTTGCATTATTTGGATTTGTACACAAACAGTTATAGAGAATTGGTTGCTTCTTCGTTTTAAGATATCAACTCTCATAtcttttcaaacatatttgTTTATGGatatatatttctcttttgGTGAATTCCAGGTTACACATGGCTAGAGTTATCTC is part of the Solanum lycopersicum chromosome 1, SLM_r2.1 genome and harbors:
- the LOC101250345 gene encoding RNA pseudouridine synthase 4, mitochondrial, with the protein product MKTQNPRRTTVMARPWLFRRVFHRSRQLFAASDDVQTLYSAFYRLQCHYATTVTDAQVCNRNENEKAKWLTLPPFTAAVNGAALGRELAGVKMDVNENSTNTMTALKWVQRCCPELPKSLVQKLFRLRQVRRDSSNVEEQRPKRVSAKESMNVGDRIFLPITVQKFPSEKVVYYPSSEEERKFVHSLELYKDAEIIVVNKPPGMPVQGGIGIKRSLDELAAKYMSHQYSEAPRLVHRLDRDCSGLLVMGRTQLSASALHSIFREKTFDSQNEDLESKKRILQKKYWALVIGCPRRSGGIISAPLGKLVLDNGKSERITIMSDVREPSAQYAVTEYRIIGSSEKGYTWLELSPLTGRKHQLRVHCAEALGTPIVGDYKYGWQAHRKLKHLPLPTSVLNLVVEIPRQKPDPFNLRLGNGSISDKQPHLHLHCKEMVLPNISLALQRAQVVSDADLVDVESIKLVAPLPFHMQKSWDCLSA